One window from the genome of Cricetulus griseus strain 17A/GY chromosome 2, alternate assembly CriGri-PICRH-1.0, whole genome shotgun sequence encodes:
- the Fam237a gene encoding protein FAM237A isoform X4: protein MYVSLSIDPLCAPLQVLGNKHGNEDKDSKRKKPQWVGEIHNLAGICACFFSGSQDLMQFFPHRGTSEKPGWGLHYLPDRRQAEPQFCSTVTFQKRHAGIQDAEAEDSHLLGSSLTASSPRTRGIADSAGERSAAPYRPTAEARNKELDELKPPESQNMLTSAHRTASPLPKTSPGGYQSCNT, encoded by the exons ATGTATGTTTCTCTGTCTATCGACCCACTTTGTGCTCCCTTGCAGGTATTGGGGAACAAACATGGAAATGAGGATAAAGACAGCAAGAggaaga AACCTCAGTGGGTAGGAGAAATCCACAATTTGGCTGGAATTTGTGCTTGTTTCTTCTCCGGATCCCAAGATCTCATGCAGTTCTTCCCTCACCGAGGCACTAGTGAGAAGCCAGGTTGGGGCCTCCACTATCTCCCAGATAGGCGGCAAGCTGAGCCCCAATTTTGCAGCACTGTGACTTTCCAG AAGAGGCACGCTGGCATCCAGGACGCGGAAGCTGAGGACAGTCACCTGCTAGGGAGCAGCCTGACTGCGTCCTCTCCGCGCACTCGAGGGATCGCGGACAGTGCAGGTGAGCGCAGTGCGGCGCCCTACAGACCCACAGCAGAGGCGCGGAACAAGGAG CTAGATGAGCTCAAGCCCCCGGAGTCCCAGAACATGCTAACTTCAGCACACCGGACAGCATCC
- the Fam237a gene encoding protein FAM237A isoform X5 yields MVLGNKHGNEDKDSKRKKPQWVGEIHNLAGICACFFSGSQDLMQFFPHRGTSEKPGWGLHYLPDRRQAEPQFCSTVTFQKRHAGIQDAEAEDSHLLGSSLTASSPRTRGIADSAGERSAAPYRPTAEARNKELDELKPPESQNMLTSAHRTASPLPKTSPGGYQSCNT; encoded by the exons GTATTGGGGAACAAACATGGAAATGAGGATAAAGACAGCAAGAggaaga AACCTCAGTGGGTAGGAGAAATCCACAATTTGGCTGGAATTTGTGCTTGTTTCTTCTCCGGATCCCAAGATCTCATGCAGTTCTTCCCTCACCGAGGCACTAGTGAGAAGCCAGGTTGGGGCCTCCACTATCTCCCAGATAGGCGGCAAGCTGAGCCCCAATTTTGCAGCACTGTGACTTTCCAG AAGAGGCACGCTGGCATCCAGGACGCGGAAGCTGAGGACAGTCACCTGCTAGGGAGCAGCCTGACTGCGTCCTCTCCGCGCACTCGAGGGATCGCGGACAGTGCAGGTGAGCGCAGTGCGGCGCCCTACAGACCCACAGCAGAGGCGCGGAACAAGGAG CTAGATGAGCTCAAGCCCCCGGAGTCCCAGAACATGCTAACTTCAGCACACCGGACAGCATCC